The genomic region CCCTTTAAGGATTTGCTTCTCCTTAACGCAACATTCTCTATGGCTACACGTGCCACCTCCAATTCCTACTGGAACTACGCTTACAGTTTTGAGGCCAAACCTGTGAAATCATCATCGGATGGTTTTGAGGCTTAAGCACCAAACTGCTTAGGTAGCATACTCCCAAACATGTCTCCCACGTCTTAGGTAGCATACTCCACACACGTCTCTCACATCCTAGACATGTGTCTCCCTAGTCCTCGACCACATCAGCAACACAATCTATTCTGTTATGTCCTCCTGTGTGTCGATATCCCTAGGTGCCCACCATTGTATCTTGTCGTCCGGCTTCTCCAGTTTCTCAATCAAGTCTCAACACTCATCCTTCACCGCTTTTGGTCCATCGGCATGAACCGCATGACTTTCACCTTTGTCATGAACCGCATGCGCCTTTGCATGCAGCTAGGCAAAAATAGTCAAGGGAGAGGAGGAGAAGGTATTGATGCCGGTGATGCGTGGCTGAAGAGACAAGGGAGAAGAGGAGGCGCTCAAGATCTTGAGTTTAGTTTTATATTTGTTGTTAACAAAGAATTTGTAAGATATTAAGGTCGACGGTAGTATATGTTCGTGCACCACAGCTCAAGTCACAGGTCACCGTGGACATGCAGTTCCATGTCGACCGTGACATGGACACGTGGAGTAGACGCCATCGAAGCATGAAGGAAGGCGGCAGTGCGCCCATGCGTTTCCATGATAAGGCCAATTCGATGCACAAGTCGTGTCTTTCTCTTATCACCAAATATGGTTATGTGTCGTGGCCACATAAGGTAGAACGTATCTGGTGCTCAAAGGGGTACCGTGCTCATGTGCACATTTTAAATCTGGTGTATCCATCTTACATCTAACAGCAGCACCAATTTTGTGAAGCACCCTTTCCACCTTCGTCCCCTGGTGGAAGGGGTTCTTCGTAAAATTAGCCGGTGCCGTTGAATGTAAGATGGATGCACCAGATTTAAAATGTGCACATGAGCATGGTACCCCTTTGAGCACCAGATACGTTCCCTTGATAAGGCGCGGTTCTTTGTTAAGAAAACTATGGACCCACGAATTCGAACGAACCTTTCGAGGCCGTCGTCGGCCTCGCCCGCGCTATTACGAAGATGCCTACTGTCTCAACTCGGATCGCACGACAGTGACGACGAACGGTACAGCATATGAGCACGCGCCGTATCGACACGAGCATTTACCGATGAGCAGTGAGGCTGAAGTGCGTCCATCGACAGCGGCAGGCAAGCCGGGTGGGGTAACGGCCAAACACGGCGGAAGTCCAGCACACTGCGCTGGGCGGCCGGCGGCGGGGCGTTGCCGTCACCGTCTGGGGCAGCAGATTTGGTCGGGACGGGAGGCGATCGAACAAGAGTCTATCCTTGCCTGTTCCTTCCGGCCGGCTGCCCATCCCAGATCCCTGTATTGTCCGCACTGCCGCTTTTTCCCTTGCGCGCGCTGCCCCGCTCTGTTTGCTGCCGCCGCCGACCCGGCAGTGGTAAAAGACGCCTTTGGCTTGTAGCCCAGGAAGGATAGTCTATACGATCGCAGCTTGCGGCTCGATCCCGTGAACTCACTGGATACGTTCGCAAAAGGGTGCAAGCAAAAGGCTGGACCTATCGGACTGGACTGGGTGCTACACATCATTCAGGGACAAGCTGACACTGACAGGGCCATCGTTGCGGCATGTGCAGCATTTTTTTATTATTTCACGTCCACAATTTATTAAGAAATAACGATTTTTTTGTGTGTGTTGCGAGAACAAAGAAAGTAATTATACTATTTGTTCTAAAATAACTAGTGCTATGATATTTGTATCAgtcaattttttttaaaaaaaattaactAGGTTCATAGAAAATAGTAGTAACCTTTGTATCTCTAAATAAGTTCATTATTAAAATTTATTCAAAAATATATTTAAAAATATCTATTGTGCGTTATAAATATTAATATTTTTCTTGTATATATAATTAGTAAAAATTAAATACTCGACTTTTTAGTGGTCGCTATTTAGAAATGAGAATCTTGGACCAGCTCACTGCGCTTCTACGCCTGGCGAAGAGACGAAGTGCTCACGCACATGTCGCGCTGGAGACCTGGACGTCGACGGCAGAGGGCTCAGTGTCACACAGGGACTACTCTAGGGGTGAAAATGTATCAGGATACCGGATACGAATTTCAGCAACCACATTAATTTTTAGTGGCACGAAGTTAACGCCCTGTCGAAAATAAGCTAAATTTCGGCGTATGACACGTGGCCATCCAAAGTAATCCTGTTATTTTCAACGACTGATTTTCTAAACCTAAAAATTAGCTTATTTTTGGCAACTAACATGTGGTCACCCTAAAGTCACCTTGTTATTTTTGGTGGCCATCGAAAGATAAATTATATAGGCATAAGTGTTGGGGTGAAGGCCAACCTGGCCCTCGGTCGGCAAAGCGAAGTCATTATCAACCCTCGACCAACTGCAATGTTGCAGGTAACTAGAGACTTCGTGTGGTAATAACTTTGACGACATTGGCCATCAGCTTGCAGAGACAAATGTGTGTGAGTCCTCGACCTATCTTGAGTGGGACGACCGAAAACAAGAAGCCTTCACCATGGCACCGTCGTAGCAAAAGCCGATGGAAGACGCGAGGCTCCTCCAGGAGAAAGCTTCGGGAGCGGTAGACTCACTCATCTAGGTCGTGGCCCCCAACAAAGACAGGCCAGCGAGAGATGCGAAGGCTCCTCCAAGCGAAGGCTATGAGCGCGGCGGACTTCGTCCAAGCCACGGGACCAATGTGAAGACGGACAGGGCTCACCTGTCAATGTAATCAGCGGGTAGAGTTGCGCGTGCACATAACCAGAGGGGGCTATGAGACTATAATTACACAATTATATGTATTGTAAAAATTATGTACACTCCTTTTTTTAAGTATCTTGTCCAGGAATATCGAGAATGGGTAGTTTAAAATTAGAGGATAGACTTAATAATGACTCGTAAAAGACATTGTAAAAAAACAAAAACTATGCATGACTAGATTCGATAGTACTTGGATCCCTTCACTTGCCCCCAAATCGGATCCGCCTCGACATACCCGCAAGCGGGCTTCCCCGTTTGGCACGGCCCAAAAGGTAGCCGTTGCTTTTGCCCCAAATCCCCACCTCTCTCCTCCCAAATGCCCCGAATTAACGCGGTCATTTCCTCTCCCATAATTAATGCGGCCGTTACGCTCTCGCCTCGCTACCCCCAGTCCCCCACCCCCACACGCACCACTGCCATCACCCCATTTCAAACTCGAACCACATCGCGCCGTGAGTCCGAAAAGATCCCCGCCTCGAGCATCGATCGACCGGAAGGAGAAGGCAAGACGCCGGGACGTTCTCTGAATCGGAGGCGAGGCGGGGAGGGGATAGAATCGGATGGTGGAGGCTGGCGCGAGCTTCATGGTACCCGGAATCGATCCCTCTTTTCGGCCGGGCCGGCCGTCCCAGCGTGCACGATCGATAGAGTCGCCGTTGCCCGCTGGTGTTTGCTGACCATGGGTGACCTTTGTGGCGGGCGCAGGATAAGGTCGAGGCGGCGGCGGACGACGTCGTCATCGACGGGGCGGGCGTGGGCGTCGGGGACgcaggggaggaggaggaggaggagatggCGCCCGTGGAGCCCCTCCCGGAGCCTCTCGACGACTGCGGGCCCGTCGCGTGGCCCATGCCGGACTTCTGCCCTCTCACGGTGAGCGACTCAATCCTCCTCCTCCACCTGGATTCGATTCGAACCCCACACCGCACGGTGTCCTTCCTCCATCGGCCGTGACTTGAAGATGAAACGTTGTTTCGCTTGTCTGATCCATCAGATCGATGGGGCGCTGAAGGAGTCGTTCCTGGAGACTCTACGGAAGGACGCGGCGGAGGTCGAGCGGCCTGCGCGAGAAGGGGCGGAGGAGGGGGAGGAAGCGCTCAGCCCGGACTCGCGGCCGTCGAGCAGCAAGCGCCACCGCGCGGGCACCGCCTCGCCGTCGTCCAGGAGCAGCCCCTACCGCAACATCCTGCACGTGTTCCAGCAGTGCAGGCAGGACGCCGTCGGGGAGACTCCCACCAAGAATTACTGAAGCAGACGAGCGCAACGGGGCAGGATCAGGCCGCGGCGCGATGTCACGGCCACGGCTTTTCGCCGCTTGCTTGCTCAAGAATAACGCTTGCCATGTTCGTTTAGTAGCCAGCCGTTTGCACATTGTTCTTGGTGTGGCTGAAAAGGGGTAGGGGAGTTCTTAATTCTTGTGTAAACATCGGATATAGAAGTTACAGGACCTCAGTAAAAAACGTCATGAGAAATGCAACTTGATAATTTTCACTAGTTAGGCTAGTTCGAGCAGCTTACTTATTCTTATCTTATATTTCAAACTCCACTTTGTAACACTTTATAAACAATGAGTGTTTTACAAGATCATATACATGATCTACTACTATAGCCTTACAAGTCGATGTGCATACGCTTAAAAAAATGATATGTTCTGGTCCAGCAATTTTAACTAGATTCCACTAGCTCTACCATGGAGCAGCTCCACCGTGGATTCGCTCTGTATTTGAATCGTTGTTTGTCTCATAGACCAGCTTTAACTCTAGATATTTGATATTTTTGTGGAAAGTGTCCCTTATACCCTTTGGGTGATGTATTATTATTTTTAAGGACAACAACGTTTTGTTTGCCAAGTAATTTAAAAAGGAAACAACAGTGCACTGTATTGTTCACTACACATGTTAAGATTAAATCAAGTATCATTAGATAAATTCAAGCTAACAATCTAGCTCAAATACATAGAAATAGTTGTCAACACTCATCACGAAAAGTGTCCATTATGCTCACGAATATAGTTATGGGTTCCATAGTCACCACAACTATCATTTTTTGCTTTCACATAGGATAGTTTGGCATTCTATATAAAAATTTTCACTTCATTTTCCACACTCCAAATGATCTCTCAATCACATTATTGCGAATAAATGAGTGATTCAATAACCTTTCTTTAGTTGTTTTTTGTTTCATTAGTATATGCCACCCCGGTAAATGATATGTCTCTCCCTTGTACGGTGCTAGGTACTCTATACGATTAGGATACCCCATATAAACAACATAATATTTACATGAACATAAAGGAAAATATATCTAATTATCAATACTAAATAGACAAACAGTGTGTATACTTAAACAACATTACCTTTTAGAGGATGTGGGAAGAACTTGTTGTCTACTTTTATAGTATTGTATAAGACACTTGCATATAGGACTTGGTTGGCCCACACACACACATGTAAACCTCACATAAAAGTCACAAAATGTCAAAATATTTTGAGTAGGAATCATTGTTTCCCAATATATCTCACTTGCTCATTAGGGTGTTCGTAGAGATACTCTAGCATGTGTCTTATCTAGAGCTCCAATACAACCTTAGAAGTGTGGAAATGCTCTTCTGATGTCCTCTTATGAATAGAATGAAAGTTGGCATTTTTTGGAACAACAAAATATTTTTTCATAGCCATCAAAGAGTCCAACACCTCACTAAATTCCCTAGTAATGGTTGCACCAGAGTGGTTCAACCTATTTTGACATTTCCTATTTGAGTCATTTCTAGCATAAATGAACAAGAAATTTACTAAGGCCCCATAGGTGATCATATGCATGGATGGTTGTAGATCATATACGTTAGAACCAACGGATTATGAAGGTCTGCCCATGACATTCACCAGGAGTGTTCAATGTCTCAAGTAACCATCCATAACCACTTGTGTTTGCTATTCTTTGTGGATTCTTCTCAAGATAGAACTAAACATATTATTGTGTCACTTGAGAACATATGTAAAAATATTCCAGAACTCATCATAATCGTCTTTTTAATATCCTCAGAGTTTCCCTCACTATTGTTGACATGCATATGCAAGTAAACATATGGATATATACTAAAATTAGGGATCACAACTCATGGATACAAACTAAAAACAAGAAACATAGCTGATGGATACAAACTGAAAATAGGGATCACAACTCATGGAGGGACCTTGTTCACctcatgagagcacctagagggggggtgaataggtgatcctgtaaaaacttgaaacttaatccacaaaacttgattagaagttagcacagtaaagccaagtggctagagaggagttcttgcaaaacacaataaccacaagaagatcaacacagataggcacagtggtttatcccgtggttcggccaagtccaacacttgcctactccacgttgtggcgtcccaacggacgagggttgctctcaacccctctcaagcggtccaaagacccacttgaataccacggtgttttgctttgtttactatatcccgcttgcgaggaatctccacaacttggagcctctcgcccttacaatttgatgttcacaaagaagcacggaagtaaggatgggatgagcaacgcacacaagacacaaaatcagagcacaaacacgcacacaagtcacaactcgagctcacaatacAACCcggagagttctctactcaaatggagctctagttgctatcacaaagaatcaaatgtgcgAAATTGGAGTCTTGATGCTTAggcatgcttagagaatgcttggtgttctcctccatgcgcctaggggtcccttttatagcaccaaggcagctaggagccgttgagagcattccaggaaggcaatccttgccttctgtcgactggcgcaccggacagtccggtgcggatttctttcctgttttggcgcagccgaccgttgaagatccagagtcgttggcgcaccggacactgtccggtgcacaccggacagttcggtgcccccttctgactgttggccctgccacgcgtcgcgcgcggattatacggccgaccgttggcccggccgactgttggctcaccggacagtccggtgcaccaccggacagtctggtgatttatagtcgtacgccaccgacgaaacccgagagcagccagttcgccagagccagcctggcgcaccggacactgtccggtggtgcacccagactgcgcagagtcttggctgctcagccaagtcttttccaatttggtcttttcctgtttctagcacttagacacaatacattagtctccaaaacaatgtactaagtcttagaaacatacatttactcttgatttgcacttcttaagtctttggcacaaatattactcaaggCATTTGTgtagagcacttaatcaccaaaatcttatagaaatgtcccaagggtacatttccctttcacctcatCGTCAAGATATGACCACTCATGAATCATATCTACTTCCTCATCATCTCCTTGCTTTTCAACATAATTAATATCAATTGGTTCTTGTTGACTTTCTTTTATAGTAGGATTGTCACTCAGGATTCCAATTATTAGTTTCATCATTGGAAATATCACCATAGATTTCTCTAAGGTACTCCAATTTTTGTAAAGCCTTCTTTTGAAACTTGTCACACCCTAAAATTTTCTGCAAAATTCATCAAAATAACGATAAATACAAAAAATATTGTTATGATGGATAAATAATTGAAGTTAGCACTAGAACACTAaccatttttttctttttccaccaTTTCTTGTCCATGACAATGACCCCCTACGAAACATCCCATCCTATACTTCTTTGCCTTCCTAATAGTTTTTCTAAGTTGTCTGACCAATTTTAACTTATCTCACTTAGTTTTTAACTGAGTTTTTGTTAACTCAATTCTAGTCATTTATAAAATATATATGATACCTCAGTGTATCCTAAAGCGTTAAGGTGAGTATTTGGCCGATTACCCTTCTTTAATTGTTCAAACCATCAATTCATGCATAATAGTGAGGTAATTGTATAGTCCATTCCATTGAATCTCCCTGACCAGTTTGTTCACAAAATTTTGAAGCGATTAGAAGTACAGTAATATGTATACAATAAGATTGCAAGCCAAGTACTTTAATTCAACCAAAAATGAATATACAACAttataagggggtgtttggtttgtagggacTAATATTTAGTCCGTTTTCCGTATTtaacaatttagagactaaaatgtaataaaatagagggactaaaaattagtccctagaaactcaacactctctaagattggaaacctGTACCTTTGGAACTTGTCAACAAAAGCGGCACCGCCTGCTGGTGCGCCACCCAAGCCAGCTAAGGCTGTCTCCAACAACGTCCCCTAAATTCTAtccctaaaggaatattctctgtcctttacagtaCACTCTAAAAGATTTTGTCCTCTATATCTTCTTAGTCTCCAGCAACATACCCTAAATTCGATCCTCTAAAGCTACAGTAATAACAGACTTTTTTCCTCCATTTATTTAGTTTTTATTTGTTTTGTTTGCATTACACGTAAACAGAAAACAATTATGCGGAAGATAGTATATTTAATTAATTTACAAATACTATTTTCCGATATAAAGCGTGACTAACATAATAAAAAATTAGGAATTTATTGAAATTATAAAAAAGTAGGAATTTATTTTGAAATTAAAAATATATTGTAGAGCTGTACTTGACATCCTGTTCACGTAGTAGCAAAATAGCATTTTTTCTTTTCGTACGATGCTTCTTCGTTGACACGTGACGTTGTTTGTCTTGCTTCGTGCCACAGCAGCAGAGAGAGACAAAAAAAGTGTGGATAGCGGATGTACAGGGATTCTCCACATTTGCCGGCTACTGTAAAAGTCCGCTATTTTAGCGGACGTGTTACAGACTCTTGCTGGAGGGCTTGCGTACACTCAAAAActctaaatttagggtacagGACCTTATACAGGTCGTTGCCGAAGACAGCCTTAAGGCACCCAAGGGTGCGCAGTGCGCTGCTCGCACCACAGCCGTGAGCCACCATGCAGCCTAGTCCAATTCCAACCGATGAACCTCGGATCTTGCCGCGCCCAACCACGTTGTTGCTACTGCCCGCCGTAGCTCCCCTGTCGTGGATGCGCGGGAGGCCAAAACTAATTTCAATTTCCAATTCTGTACACCTATACCTACGTCCAAACGTGGTATAACACAACTCGTTTTTTAAGTGGCAATGATGGGGTAATTTTTATTCAACTCTATGACTTGTATGGTATATGTATTTTTGGAGCACCACAAAAATGGAGTCAGGTTGAACTTCGTCTTTTTTGGGGCATAGTTCTATGGATGGTGTTTGACATAGAATTTGTGGAGCAGATTAGAAACCCCTAACAAACATGTGACAATGATCAATTATATAAGCTGTAAATATGCCAAGAATAATGATATATACGACCAGTCAGCAACTGAAGGTCTAAAAACGAGCGGCCCTTGGGCAAAAGCACAAGTGTGCAAAACTATTGTAGTCGTAAGCAACAAAAAGCTTTATTGCAAACGAGGGCATTGTTACAAAATATGTTCTATGGTGGACACGTTACAAAACAAAATATACATCCATTTCAAGTCGCCAGTTTGGCCAAAATCACCATATCTAATATCTTAACTTCGTATGTGTCGTCAAGCCTCACTATTCCGTCAGAACCATCTATACCTATAAGTTTTCCTGTGTGCCCACGGAAACTACCATTCAGTATCTTGATCTTGTCACTCTTCTTCGGCCTGATGACCTCGACCTCGTTCGGAAGAACCGTCACCATGTCACCGTTGCCCGAAGACCCAAGTGCAACTCGGCAAGATCCATCCTGCAAGTGTAGAAGTGCATTTAAGCAAGGCACGAGACACAGAGCTGGATTTTGAAGTCCACCATACGGTGTGTGGGAAAAAACATACCCCGAGTACCTCCCTAACCACACCAGGACCGTCATCACCTCCGCTCAACACATTGACCAAAA from Zea mays cultivar B73 chromosome 6, Zm-B73-REFERENCE-NAM-5.0, whole genome shotgun sequence harbors:
- the LOC103629887 gene encoding uncharacterized protein, producing MVEAGASFMDKVEAAADDVVIDGAGVGVGDAGEEEEEEMAPVEPLPEPLDDCGPVAWPMPDFCPLTIDGALKESFLETLRKDAAEVERPAREGAEEGEEALSPDSRPSSSKRHRAGTASPSSRSSPYRNILHVFQQCRQDAVGETPTKNY